A stretch of the Acyrthosiphon pisum isolate AL4f chromosome A2, pea_aphid_22Mar2018_4r6ur, whole genome shotgun sequence genome encodes the following:
- the LOC100144907 gene encoding ADP ribosylation factor 2 has translation MGLTLSTVFTRLFGKKQMRILMVGLDAAGKTTILYKLKLGEIITTIPTIGFNVETVEYKNIAFTVWDVGGQDKIRPLWRHYFQNTQGLIFVVDSNDRERVAEAERELHNMLQEDDLRDAVLLVFANKQDLPNAMNVSDLTNKLGLNQLHQRKWYIQSTCATQGNGLYEGLDWLSNELAK, from the coding sequence ATGGGCTTAACATTGTCAACAGTTTTCACCCGTTTGTTTGGTAAAAAGCAAATGCGCATACTGATGGTTGGCTTGGATGCAGCTGGTAAAACTACCATACTTTACAAGCTAAAACTGGGCGAAATCATCACTACCATCCCGACAATAGGATTCAATGTTGAGACGGtcgaatacaaaaatattgcatttacaGTTTGGGATGTGGGTGGTCAAGATAAAATCCGTCCTTTGTGGCGACACTACTTTCAAAACACCCAGGGACTGATATTTGTCGTAGATTCTAACGATCGAGAAAGAGTAGCAGAAGCAGAACGAGAGCTACACAACATGTTGCAAGAAGACGATCTCAGAGATGCTGTATTGTTAGTATTTGCGAACAAACAAGATCTTCCTAATGCAATGAATGTATCGGATCTCACAAACAAACTTGGACTGAATCAACTTCACCAGAGAAAGTGGTACATTCAGTCTACGTGTGCAACTCAAGGCAATGGTTTATATGAAGGGTTGGATTGGCTGTCAAATGAACTagccaaataa
- the LOC100165019 gene encoding dual specificity mitogen-activated protein kinase kinase 7, whose amino-acid sequence MTTSFLENKILNLQARLKADGDTIEEMPPPSLSSPRQGSGRRPKQLGDMGTPTRTRKHIDLPVSIMMQPRVEDTSEVEVKMKQIMKMSGLLTINGIKYKTELKDLEHLGELGSGTCGHVVRMLHKPSNTEIAVKQMRRSGNSEENKRITTDLEVVLKSHDCPYIVKCLGAFITESDVCICMELMATCFDRLLRRLKAPIPEDVLGKVAVHTVKALSYLKESHDVIHRDVKPSNILLDERGNVKLCDFGISGRLVDSKARTKNAGCAAYMAPERIEPRQLDYDIRSDIWSLGITLVELATGVFPYRDCKCDFEVLSRVLNDDPPSLPLDQEFTLEFRNFVSSCLIKDYKVRPKYKQLLEHPFLQKYMIKTVNVAEWYAEATSQNIILKIAKPAVENVPISVRKMSDHQFPSLSLIDKNKINGNLVIDSPKPVKRFPSMEVPPSVLLSPYKQLTGQLTNGGNVSANTSPLVLQRFYHQQNQHHSRSSSVSPSRFERNTTREINPSDSPKPSPRKSLISTYLKFAPWSKTPPSPPPRNQNTPVISSPLVTRREVCPASPAPVRKTFEGSPALSRRYVSPVPPTPPPRRLSESGSSPLHTFYQQRLFGQPKLEEKDRRYTPQPRRRVVCQFNDI is encoded by the exons ATGACCACTTCGTTTCTggaaaacaaaattttgaatttacagGCCCGTTTGAAGGCGGACGGCGATACCATTGAGGAGATGCCACCTCCATCACTCTCCAGTCCCCGACAGGGATCGGGGAGACGACCCAAACAAC TTGGTGACATGGGTACGCCGACTAGGACTCGTAAGCATATAGACCTACCGGTAAGCATAATGATGCAGCCGCGGGTCGAGGACACTTCGGAAGTTGAAGTCAAAATGAAACAGATCATGAAAATGAGTGGTTTACTTACAATCAATGGAATA aaATATAAAACTGAGTTAAAAGATTTAGAGCATCTCGGAGAATTAGGAAGTGGTACATGCGGTCACGTGGTGAGAATGTTGCACAAGCCTAGTAATACTGAAATAGCTGTCAAA CAAATGAGAAGGTCTGGAAATAGTGAAGAAAATAAACGTATTACTACTGATCTTGAAGTTGTACTCAAGTCTCATGACTGTCcttatattgttaaatgtttgGGTGCATTTATCACTGAATCAGATGTGTGTATATGCATGGAACTGATGGCTACCTGTTTTGATCGTCTTTTGAGAAGACTCAAGGCACCAATCCCAGAAGATGTACTTGGGAAAGTCGCTGTACAT actGTAAAAGCGTTAAGCTATTTAAAAGAGTCTCATGATGTTATACATAGAGATGTTAAACCATCAAACATTTTGCTGGACGAAAGGGGAAATGTAAAATTATGCGACTTTGGTATTTCTGGTAGATTAGTTGATTCTAAAGCTCGTACGAAAAATGCTGGATGTGCCGCTTACATGGct CCTGAAAGAATTGAACCCAGGCAACTGGATTACGATATACGATCTGATATTTGGAGTTTGGGTATTACATTGGTTGAATTGGCTACGGGCGTGTTTCCATACCGTGATTGTAAATGTGATTTTGAAGTACTGAGTCGAGTTTTAAATGATGACCCTCCTTCACTTCCTCTAGATCAAGAGTTCACCTTAGAATTTAGGAATTTTGTATCTAGCTG tttgattaAAGATTACAAAGTACGAccaaaatacaaacaattattggAACAcccttttttacaaaaatatatgataaaaacagTTAATGTTGCTGAATGGTATGCTGAAGCTacaagtcaaaatataatactcaa AATAGCAAAACCGGCTGTTGAAAACGTTCCTATTAGTGTCCGTAAGATGTCAGATCATCAATTTCCTTCATTGagtttaattgataaaaacaaaatcaatgg AAATTTGGTAATTGACTCTCCAAAACCTGTGAAACGCTTTCCGAGTATGGAAGTGCCTCCTTCAGTGTTGTTGTCACCGTATAAACAATTGACGGGACAATTGACAAATGGAGGCAATGTTTCTGCCAATACTAGTCCATTAGTATTGCAACGGTTTTATCATCAACAAAACCAACACCATTCTAG gtcATCTTCTGTATCTCCAAGCCGTTTTGAACGAAATACTACTAGAGAAATTAATCCCTCAGATTCACCCAAACCTAGTCCAAGGAAGAGTCTGATATCTACCTACCTCAAATTTGCTCCATGGAGCAAAACTCCTCCTAGTCCTCCACCACGAAACCAAAACACACCAGTAATTTCGTCACCTTTGGTAACAAGACGTGAGGTGTGTCCTGCCTCTCCAGCACCTGTACGTAAGACTTTTGAAGGTTCTCCAGCCTTATCTAGACGATATGTATCACCTGTTCCACCAACTCCACCGCCACGTCGCCTATCAGAAAGTGGATCGTCGCCTCTACATACATTTTACCAACAACGATTATTTGGTCAACCAAAATTGGAAGAAAAAGATCGAAGATACACGCCTCAACCACGTAGACGTGTCGTTTGCCAGTTTAACGATATATGA